One genomic region from Vanacampus margaritifer isolate UIUO_Vmar chromosome 2, RoL_Vmar_1.0, whole genome shotgun sequence encodes:
- the LOC144042678 gene encoding metalloproteinase inhibitor 2-like: MFKGPKKDFDAIYTASNSAACGVALEAGVTYLLMGRLESDGSLHITLCDFFQPWVSLSFSRRSLLRRYQMGCSCQITHCTSLPCGISRPAECLWTDFLPVKMASGEQAQNFACIKRGYGYCAWYRGADSSKKLFKGIK; encoded by the exons ATGTTCAAGGGCCCAAAAAAGGATTTTGATGCCATCTATACGGCATCAAACTCTGCAGCATGTGGAGTCGCTCTGGAAGCCGGCGTCACGTACCTACTCATGG GCCGACTGGAGTCAGACGGCTCGCTGCACATCACTTTGTGTGACTTCTTTCAGCCGTGGGTGTCGTTGAGCTTCTCGCGAAGAAGCTTGTTGCGGCGCTATCAAATGGGCTGTTCTTGCCAG ATAACGCACTGCACCTCCCTCCCATGTGGCATCAGCAGGCCGGCAGAGTGCTTGTGGACCGACTTCCTGCCGGTGAAAATGGCTAGCGGCGAGCAGGCCCAAAACTTTGCTTGTATCAAGAGAGGCTACGGCTATTGTGCTTGGTACAGGGGGGCGGACTCATCCAAAA